One part of the Ornithodoros turicata isolate Travis chromosome 2, ASM3712646v1, whole genome shotgun sequence genome encodes these proteins:
- the LOC135384150 gene encoding cystatin-2-like: protein MTKANPLAARLNCLNMSPLFAVFLLGCASMALCQIPGGFNVQDPQSNSLYLELAHLAVSSQVEGKQYYDTVVELLEVQTQVVAGFNYRLKVLTAPSNCQIGVHQYSKERCTPQSSAPTKVCVAEFFHGLSSEPSLTSYSCDA from the exons ATGACGAAGGCAAATCCGTTAGCAGCGCGTCTCAACTGCCTCAACATGTCTCCACTCTTCGCCGTCTTCCTGCTGGGATGTGCCAGCATGGCATTGTGTCAAATCCCAGGCGGTTTCAACGTGCAGGACCCGCAGTCCAACAGCCTGTACTTGGAACTGGCTCATTTAGCTGTGTCTTCTCAGGTGGAAGGCAAACAGTATTACGACACCGTTGTTGAGCTCCTCGAAGTTCAAACTCAG GTTGTCGCTGGATTCAACTATAGACTGAAGGTGCTGACGGCGCCATCCAACTGCCAAATTGGAGTGCACCAGTACAGCAAAGAGCGTTGTACTCCGCAAAGCAGCGCG CCTACTAAAGTCTGCGTCGCAGAGTTCTTCCATGGCCTCTCGAGTGAACCTTCCCTCACTTCCTATTCATGTGATGCCTAA
- the LOC135385074 gene encoding uncharacterized protein LOC135385074, whose protein sequence is MERLKRKRGAIRAAATILIDGIQQLLDGPHSPSLRGDLQEKLDLLKVKETALEELNLAIEEMVLDDKVYDEEIAGSQTYQDRICVAKSRAVQKLNMEYGRELADGSRRHGQGGGDYSTLETTGSGTRTVTVKLPKLEIPRFNGDLRNWNSFWDQFDSTINSNQSIAKVDKFKYLRSYLTDKAATAVSGLSLTAENYDIALDLLKERFSKKSLIIDAHMSRLLTLTKVSDSSQVMKLRELYDAVMTGVRSLEALDVAQTSYGVLLLSALRKAVPSDLNLEYDRKHLDGEEDLTSYLEFLRIEVSSRERVYDTTTKPEGRKGMIEKQWQWPQKPPPTGAALTVAAETTKCIFCESNEHTLENCDAPISIQEKKEKLKSQMRCFRCGRQYHRSRDCRNASRLRCLKCGRRHLTVMCDPINQPTSVESSALATSASLSTASSAGVTILLQTLRAWAESETERQLVRVLLDGGSQRSFIKQSLSKKLNCQPVGEEQISLYTFGTECARQRKCRRVQIWLRSQYDRSELRIEALEMPDICNDVMQLPSTDLVSNLHRAGMRVGDLSVGNVHCEPGIGILVGADYYWRTVTGEIQHISEDLVAANTVFGWTVQGPSSSSSTTICTNVGVMRVNVESQETELCNELRKFWDLEHIGIQTDSNPTHQDAVFQAFKSTMKNVSGRYQVALPWKTVHPYLPSNEEVARKRLFSLTKQITKNEHMAAEYDKAIRQYLDDGHAEKVLLPHEVDGPTYYMPHHAVVKHERETTKMRIVFDASSSAPGCPSLNDVLDSGPNLNPDLLAVLMRFRKQRIGVVADIEKAFLQISLNKTDRDAFRFFWYDATPKRDVTEREIEVWRMTRVPFGASSSPFIMAATLRCHFESTSSADPSLKSLCETLNESFYVDDLVTSVATRNEGERFSRDANEVVRTAGMKLRKWTTNSPDLQSEFRRSSEQDAEANSHYKSKKVLGLSWNTATDTLLLSMDSLVKFITYKTDTKRCLLQATARIFDPLGFLAPYTIKAKILFQRVWEQGLGWDDLLPDDLLSEWLRWTKGIPDVAQIAVPRALITEGPTAKHSVHCFCDASIQAYGAVVYLRTETDAGTVNVKIIAAKARVAPLKRVTLPRLELLAALIGARLTHYIVGALHVERFPAIFWSDSSVALCWIKANASRWKPFVANRVVEIQGLCDPSTWHYCPGEQNPADLLTRGVLPRQLQNNEFWWTGPKWLSSIDMVGSVPEPRAPGTPTDIVNTEAKAVEVTVAVVKGDQCALFDLTKHSSFLRVLRITAWIKRFILNCQRPHEKVSGPLLTEEINEAEKYWIRQVQRECFSDEYEVLASNGGRISSTSPLLKLSPYLDQDGILRLKGRLQESDGYASQKQPIILPKHHDFTKKLIMRTHLRLLHGGVRDTLVELRETYWVISGRQAVKAMLHRCLTCQKWRAKPAEEPMAPLPRDRVTKDEPFSVVGVDFAGPLYYKGATTDCKSYIVVFTCAITRAVHLEIVTDLSTATFLLAFRRFVSRRGVCHTVYSDNALTFKRASKDLRQLWSSLRSEEAKNYFSSIRLHWKFIVEKAAWWGGFYERMVRSVKTSLRKVLGRSSLTLLNSPQCSPKLKRLSTPDRLLSSMRNQRSRSH, encoded by the coding sequence ATGGAACGTCTGAAGCGGAAGCGAGGTGCGATTCGAGCAGCTGCAACGATACTTATTGACGGAATACAACAACTACTCGACGGACCACATTCACCCAGCCTCAGAGGTGATCTTCAGGAGAAGCTAGATCTCCTGAAAGTAAAAGAAACTGCGCTGGAGGAGCTGAATCTCGCCATTGAAGAAATGGTATTGGACGACAAAGTCTACGACGAAGAGATTGCAGGCTCCCAGACATACCAGGACAGGATATGCGTAGCGAAATCCCGAGCTGTACAAAAACTGAACATGGAATACGGCCGAGAACTTGCTGACGGATCGAGAAGACATGGCCAAGGCGGGGGAGATTACAGCACACTGGAGACTACAGGTAGCGGTACGAGAACCGTTACAGTGAAGCTACCGAAATTGGAAATCCCACGATTTAACGGCGACCTCCGGAACTGGAATAGTTTTTGGGACCAATTTGATTCTACGATAAACAGCAATCAGTCAATTGCAAAGGTGGACAAGTTCAAGTATCTGCGTAGCTACCTCACTGACAAAGCTGCAACGGCGGTGAGTGGACTGTCGCTGACTGCAGAGAACTATGACATCGCTTTGGACTTGTTGAAAGAAAGGTTCAGCAAGAAAAGTCTCATCATCGATGCGCACATGTCACGCCTGTTGACTCTGACTAAAGTCAGCGACTCCAGTCAAGTAATGAAGCTCCGCGAGCTGTATGACGCCGTCATGACTGGTGTCCGCTCTCTTGAAGCTCTCGACGTTGCGCAAACGTCTTACGGTGTTCTCCTACTTTCTGCGCTAAGGAAGGCTGTTCCCAGCGACCTCAACCTTGAATACGACCGGAAACACCTCGATGGGGAAGAGGATTTGACCTCGTATTTAGAGTTCCTGAGAATTGAAGTATCCAGTCGAGAGAGAGTTTACGACACGACCACAAAACCCGAAGGACGCAAGGGTATGATCGAGAAGCAGTGGCAGTGGCCACAGAAGCCTCCTCCGACCGGGGCTGCATTGACTGTTGCTGCAGAGACAACAAAATGCATATTTTGTGAATCCAACGAACACACTTTGGAGAATTGTGACGCTCCAATTTCGATTcaagagaagaaagagaaactGAAATCCCAAATGCGATGTTTTCGCTGCGGCCGACAGTATCATCGTTCGAGGGATTGTAGGAATGCCAGCAGACTTCGATGTCTTAAATGCGGAAGACGCCATCTCACCGTTATGTGTGATCCGATAAACCAGCCTACTTCCGTGGAGTCTTCAGCCTTGGCTACGTCGGCAAGCTTAAGCACTGCAAGTTCTGCTGGTGTCACCATACTGCTCCAAACCCTTCGAGCCTGGGCGGAAAGTGAGACCGAACGGCAATTGGTTCGTGTGCTTCTTGATGGCGGAAGCCAAAGATCATTTATCAAGCAATCACTCTCGAAGAAACTCAACTGTCAACCAGTAGGGGAGGAACAAATATCGCTGTACACCTTTGGAACGGAATGCGCCAGGCAGAGGAAGTGTCGTCGGGTTCAGATTTGGCTCCGAAGTCAGTACGACAGAAGTGAGCTACGTATAGAAGCATTGGAAATGCCCGATATTTGTAACGACGTAATGCAACTACCAAGCACGGATTTGGTTTCCAACCTTCATCGGGCCGGAATGCGTGTGGGTGACCTTTCTGTTGGAAACGTTCATTGTGAGCCTGGCATCGGTATACTTGTAGGCGCCGACTATTACTGGCGGACCGTTACTGGCGAGATACAGCACATCAGCGAGGACCTGGTAGCGGCAAACACTGTTTTTGGATGGACAGTACAGGGCCCATCGTCTTCAAGTTCAACTACAATATGTACGAACGTAGGAGTCATGCGGGTAAACGTCGAGTCTCAAGAAACGGAATTGTGCAATGAATTACGGAAATTTTGGGACTTGGAACATATCGGGATTCAGACGGACAGTAACCCGACGCATCAGGACGCCGTGTTTCAAGCTTTCAAGTCGACCATGAAGAACGTGAGCGGCAGATATCAGGTCGCACTGCCGTGGAAGACTGTGCACCCGTATTTACCGTCAAACGAAGAAGTAGCAAGGAAGAGGCTCTTTTCTTTAACGAAACAAATTACCAAGAATGAACACATGGCTGCCGAGTATGACAAGGCGATCAGACAGTATTTAGATGATGGTCATGCAGAAAAGGTTCTTCTCCCTCATGAAGTGGATGGGCCAACATATTACATGCCCCACCATGCCGTTGTCAAGCACGAAAGGGAAACCACCAAAATGCGCATCGTTTTCGATGCCTCTTCCAGTGCTCCCGGTTGTCCCTCGTTGAACGACGTTTTGGATTCTGGACCAAACCTTAATCCTGACTTGCTGGCAGTACTAATGAGGTTCCGAAAACAACGGATTGGAGTCGTTGCTGACATTGAGAAGGCTTTTCTCCAGATTTCCTTGAACAAGACTGATCGTGACGCCTTTCGGTTTTTTTGGTATGATGCGACGCCGAAACGTGATGTCACCGAACGAGAAATTGAGGTCTGGAGGATGACCCGTGTCCCATTTGGAGCCTCATCCAGTCCCTTCATTATGGCTGCTACGCTTCGTTGTCATTTTGAGAGTACTTCTTCGGCAGATCCATCTCTGAAGTCCCTGTGTGAGACGTTGAACGAGAGTTTCTACGTCGACGATTTGGTGACGAGCGTTGCCACACGGAATGAAGGGGAGCGGTTTTCCAGAGATGCTAACGAGGTCGTCAGGACAGCTGGAATGAAGCTACGAAAGTGGACGACGAACTCGCCGGATCTACAGAGTGAGTTCAGGAGAAGCAGCGAACAAGACGCGGAGGCTAATTCTCATTACAAGTCAAAAAAGGTTTTAGGACTCAGCTGGAACACCGCAACGGACACACTTCTGCTTTCCATGGACTCTCTTGTGAAATTCATCACCTACAAGACGGACACCAAGCGCTGCCTGCTGCAAGCAACCGCAAGAATTTTTGATCCTTTGGGGTTCCTTGCACCATACACTATCAAGGCGAAGATTCTTTTCCAACGAGTATGGGAGCAAGGACTCGGATGGGATGATCTACTGCCAGATGATCTCCTGTCTGAATGGCTGCGGTGGACGAAAGGGATCCCGGACGTCGCTCAAATAGCCGTACCCAGAGCACTTATAACCGAGGGACCAACAGCGAAGCACTCTGTGCATTGCTTTTGTGACGCTAGTATTCAAGCATACGGCGCCGTTGTGTACCTGAGGACGGAAACGGATGCCGGCACTGTCAACGTGAAGATTATAGCTGCTAAGGCTAGAGTAGCCCCGCTGAAGCGCGTTACGTTGCCACGTTTGGAGCTCCTTGCAGCGCTGATCGGAGCGCGGCTAACTCACTACATTGTCGGTGCACTCCACGTTGAACGCTTCCCTGCGATATTTTGGAGCGATTCGAGTGTAGCGCTCTGCTGGATCAAGGCCAATGCAAGTCGATGGAAACCCTTCGTTGCAAACAGAGTAGTAGAAATACAAGGCCTTTGCGATCCCTCTACATGGCACTACTGTCCAGGGGAACAAAATCCTGCCGACCTACTCACGCGAGGTGTTTTACCCAGGCAACTGCAAAACAATGAATTTTGGTGGACTGGACCAAAATGGTTGTCATCCATTGACATGGTCGGCTCGGTACCAGAGCCCAGAGCTCCTGGAACACCCACAGACATCGTCAATACTGAAGCGAAGGCGGTGGAAGTTACAGTTGCGGTTGTAAAGGGGGATCAATGTGCTCTCTTCGACCTCACCAAGCATAGTTCCTTCCTTCGTGTACTACGGATAACAGCGTGGATCAAACGGTTTATTTTGAATTGTCAACGACCACATGAAAAAGTATCTGGGCCTCTCCTTACTGAAGAAATAAATGAGGCAGAAAAGTACTGGATTCGTCAGGTTCAACGTGAATGTTTCTCAGACGAATACGAAGTCCTGGCCAGTAACGGTGGAAGGATATCCTCAACTTCTCCGCTCCTTAAACTATCCCCCTACTTGGATCAAGATGGAATCCTTCGTTTGAAAGGAAGACTTCAAGAGAGCGACGGATATGCATCGCAGAAGCAACCGATTATTTTACCGAAACATCACGACTTCACAAAGAAGTTAATAATGCGTACGCATCTTCGTTTGCTTCATGGAGGTGTACGAGACACGCTTGTTGAGCTACGTGAGACATACTGGGTCATCAGTGGTAGACAAGCGGTGAAGGCTATGCTTCATCGTTGCCTGACGTGTCAAAAGTGGCGCGCGAAGCCTGCGGAAGAGCCAATGGCACCACTCCCGAGGGATCGAGTTACCAAGGACGAACCTTTTTCAGTGGTGGGAGTTGATTTTGCCGGGCCTCTCTACTACAAGGGTGCTACCACTGATTGCAAGTCCTACATAGTAGTGTTTACCTGCGCCATCACGAGAgctgttcacttggaaatcgtCACGGACCTGAGCACGGCGACATTTCTGCTAGCTTTTCGGAGGTTCGTGTCAAGAAGGGGTGTCTGTCATACAGTTTATTCGGACAACGCCCTGACCTTCAAACGCGCATCTAAAGATCTTCGGCAGTTATGGAGCTCACTTCGTAGCGAAGAAGCCAAAAATTATTTCTCCAGCATTCGACTTCATTGGAAATTCATTGTGGAAAAGGCTGCATGGTGGGGAGGATTCTACGAGAGAATGGTGCGGTCGGTCAAGACATCTCTTCGAAAGGTTCTTGGAAGGAGCAGTTTAACACTTCTGAACTCACCACAGTGCTCACCGAAACTGAAGCGACTATCAACTCCCGACCGATTACTTTCGTCTATGCGGAATCAGAGGAGCCGGAGCCATTGA